A DNA window from Coffea arabica cultivar ET-39 chromosome 6c, Coffea Arabica ET-39 HiFi, whole genome shotgun sequence contains the following coding sequences:
- the LOC113692832 gene encoding probable pre-mRNA-splicing factor ATP-dependent RNA helicase DEAH2 isoform X1 produces MGTERKRKVSLFDVVDESTVAASKFAKANGSVGGDGMPLTNRWNGRPYSARYYEILEKRKTLPVWQQKNDFLKALRENQTLILVGETGSGKTTQIPQFVLEAVEIESADKRRKYMIGCTQPRRVAAMSVSRRVAEEMDVTIGEEVGYSIRFEDCSSARTVLKYLTDGMLLREAMTDPLLERYKVIILDEAHERTLATDVLFGLLKEVLKNRPDLKLVVMSATLEAEKFQGYFYAAPLMKVPGRLHPVEIFYTQEPERDYLEAGIRTVVQIHMCEPPGDILVFLTGEEEIEDACRKITKEIGNMGDQVGPVKVVPLYSTLPPAMQQKIFEPAPAPLVEGGPAGRKIVVSTNIAETSLTIDGIVYVIDPGFSKQKVYNPRVRVESLLVSPISKASAHQRSGRAGRTQPGKCFRLYTEKSFQNDLQPQTYPEILRSNLANTVLTLKKLGIDDLVHFDFMDPPAPETLMRALEVLNYLGALDDDGNMTKLGEIMSEFPLDPQMAKMLVVSPEFNCSNEILSISAMLSVPNCFVRPREAQKAADEAKARFGHIDGDHLTLLNVYHAYKQNKEDPQWCYENFVNHRALKAADNVRQQLSRIMVRFGLKLCSTDFNSRDYYVNIRKAMLAGYFMQVAHLERSGHYLTVKDNQVVHLHPSNCLDHKPEWVIYNEYVLTSRNFIRTVTDVRGEWLIDIAPHYYDLTNFPNCEAKRVLERLYKKREREGEESKNKK; encoded by the exons ATGGGGACGGAGAGGAAGAGGAAGGTGAGTTTGTTCGACGTGGTGGACGAGTCGACTGTGGCGGCGTCGAAGTTCGCGAAGGCTAACGGCAGCGTTGGAGGAGACGGGATGCCGCTGACCAATCGCTGGAATGGCCGGCCTTATTCGGCAAGATACTACGAGATTCTGGAGAAGAGGAAGACTCTACCTGTTTGGCAGCAGAAAAACGATTTCTTGAAGGCCTTGAGAGAAAaccaaaccctaattttggtgGGTGAAACTGGTAGTGGTAAAACCACTCAG ATTCCTCAATTTGTACTGGAGGCTGTTGAAATAGAGTCCGCAGATAAACGGAGGAAATACATGATTGGGTGTACGCAACCTAGAAGAGTGGCTGCAATGTCTGTCTCTCGTCGAGTTGCTGAAGAGATGGATGTGACCATTGGGGAGGAAGTGGGTTATAGCATTCGTTTTGAAGATTGCAGTAGTGCAAGAACTGTGTTGAA gTATCTAACAGATGGTATGCTCTTGAGAGAAGCTATGACGGACCCATTGTTGGAACGATACAAAGTTATAATTCTTGATGAAGCTCATGAGAGAACTCTTGCAACAGATGTTTTATTTGGGCTTCTTAAGGAAGTGCTGAAAAACCGGCCTGATCTGAAGTTAGTAGTTATGAGTGCCACCCTTGAAGCTGAAAAGTTCCAAGGCTATTTCTATGCTGCACCTCTCATGAAAGTTCCTGGAAGGCTTCATCCAGTAGAGATTTTCTACACTCAAGAACCGGAAAGGGATTACCTTGAAGCTGGCATACGAACTGTGGTGCAGATACATATGTGTGAACCTCCTGGTGACATCCTTGTTTTTCTCACTGGAGAAGAAGAGATTGAGGATGCATGTCGTAAGATAACCAAGGAAATTGGCAATATGGGAGATCAGGTAGGGCCTGTCAAAGTAGTGCCTCTGTATTCTACACTTCCTCCTGCCAtgcaacaaaaaatttttgaacCTGCTCCGGCTCCATTGGTGGAAGGTGGTCCTGCTGGAAGGAAGATTGTTGTCTCTACAAATATTGCTGAAACATCTTTGACCATAGATGGCATAGTTTATGTTATAGACCCAGGTTTTTCCAAGCAAAAAGTATATAATCCTAGAGTTCGTGTCGAGTCTTTATTGGTTTCTCCAATATCGAAGGCAAGTGCTCACCAAAGATCTGGACGTGCTGGACGAACACAGCCAGGAAAATGTTTTAGGCTCTATACTGAGAAAAGTTTTCAAAATGACCTCCAGCCACAGACGTATCCGGAAATATTACGATCAAATTTGGCAAATACTGTTCTTACATTGAAGAAGCTTGGCATAGATGACTTAGTCCATTTTGATTTCATGGATCCTCCTGCCCCTGAGACATTAATGAGAGCATTGGAGGTGTTAAATTATTTGGGTGCCTTGGATGATGATGGTAATATGACCAAACTAGGTGAAATTATGAGTGAATTCCCCCTGGACCCGCAGATGGCTAAAATGCTTGTTGTCAGCCCAGAATTCAACTGCTCGAATGAAATTCTGTCCATCTCTGCTATGCTTTCAG TACCAAATTGCTTTGTCCGGCCTAGGGAGGCTCAAAAAGCTGCAGATGAAGCAAAAGCTCGTTTTGGTCACATTGATGGGGATCATCTGACGCTGTTGAATGTATACCATGCGTACAAGCAGAATA AGGAGGATCCACAATGGTGTTATGAAAACTTTGTCAATCACCGTGCACTTAAAGCTGCAGATAATGTAAGGCAGCAACTATCTCGGATCATGGTTAGATTCGGCCTCAAGTTATGCAGCACAGACTTCAACAGCCGTGACTACTATGTCAATATCAGAAAAGCCATGTTGGCTGGCTATTTCATGCAGGTGGCTCACTTGGAGCGTTCTGGGCATTACTTGACTGTTAAGGACAATCAA gtGGTTCATTTGCACCCTTCGAATTGCTTGGACCATAAACCAGAGTGGGTTATTTATAACGAGTATGTTTTGACCAGCAGGAATTTCATTCGCACAGTAACTGATGTTCGTGGGGAGTG GTTGATAGACATAGCGCCACATTATTATGATCTCACAAACTTCCCAAATTGTGAGGCAAAGCGTGTCCTGGAGAGATTGTACaagaagagggagagagagggagaggagaGCAAGAATAAGAAGTGA
- the LOC113692832 gene encoding probable pre-mRNA-splicing factor ATP-dependent RNA helicase DEAH2 isoform X2, whose product MGTERKRKVSLFDVVDESTVAASKFAKANGSVGGDGMPLTNRWNGRPYSARYYEILEKRKTLPVWQQKNDFLKALRENQTLILVGETGSGKTTQIPQFVLEAVEIESADKRRKYMIGCTQPRRVAAMSVSRRVAEEMDVTIGEEVGYSIRFEDCSSARTVLKYLTDGMLLREAMTDPLLERYKVIILDEAHERTLATDVLFGLLKEVLKNRPDLKLVVMSATLEAEKFQGYFYAAPLMKVPGRLHPVEIFYTQEPERDYLEAGIRTVVQIHMCEPPGDILVFLTGEEEIEDACRKITKEIGNMGDQVGPVKVVPLYSTLPPAMQQKIFEPAPAPLVEGGPAGRKIVVSTNIAETSLTIDGIVYVIDPGFSKQKVYNPRVRVESLLVSPISKASAHQRSGRAGRTQPGKCFRLYTEKSFQNDLQPQTYPEILRSNLANTVLTLKKLGIDDLVHFDFMDPPAPETLMRALEVLNYLGALDDDGNMTKLGEIMSEFPLDPQMAKMLVVSPEFNCSNEILSISAMLSDSCSFSVFCYQANGVVSPLCIC is encoded by the exons ATGGGGACGGAGAGGAAGAGGAAGGTGAGTTTGTTCGACGTGGTGGACGAGTCGACTGTGGCGGCGTCGAAGTTCGCGAAGGCTAACGGCAGCGTTGGAGGAGACGGGATGCCGCTGACCAATCGCTGGAATGGCCGGCCTTATTCGGCAAGATACTACGAGATTCTGGAGAAGAGGAAGACTCTACCTGTTTGGCAGCAGAAAAACGATTTCTTGAAGGCCTTGAGAGAAAaccaaaccctaattttggtgGGTGAAACTGGTAGTGGTAAAACCACTCAG ATTCCTCAATTTGTACTGGAGGCTGTTGAAATAGAGTCCGCAGATAAACGGAGGAAATACATGATTGGGTGTACGCAACCTAGAAGAGTGGCTGCAATGTCTGTCTCTCGTCGAGTTGCTGAAGAGATGGATGTGACCATTGGGGAGGAAGTGGGTTATAGCATTCGTTTTGAAGATTGCAGTAGTGCAAGAACTGTGTTGAA gTATCTAACAGATGGTATGCTCTTGAGAGAAGCTATGACGGACCCATTGTTGGAACGATACAAAGTTATAATTCTTGATGAAGCTCATGAGAGAACTCTTGCAACAGATGTTTTATTTGGGCTTCTTAAGGAAGTGCTGAAAAACCGGCCTGATCTGAAGTTAGTAGTTATGAGTGCCACCCTTGAAGCTGAAAAGTTCCAAGGCTATTTCTATGCTGCACCTCTCATGAAAGTTCCTGGAAGGCTTCATCCAGTAGAGATTTTCTACACTCAAGAACCGGAAAGGGATTACCTTGAAGCTGGCATACGAACTGTGGTGCAGATACATATGTGTGAACCTCCTGGTGACATCCTTGTTTTTCTCACTGGAGAAGAAGAGATTGAGGATGCATGTCGTAAGATAACCAAGGAAATTGGCAATATGGGAGATCAGGTAGGGCCTGTCAAAGTAGTGCCTCTGTATTCTACACTTCCTCCTGCCAtgcaacaaaaaatttttgaacCTGCTCCGGCTCCATTGGTGGAAGGTGGTCCTGCTGGAAGGAAGATTGTTGTCTCTACAAATATTGCTGAAACATCTTTGACCATAGATGGCATAGTTTATGTTATAGACCCAGGTTTTTCCAAGCAAAAAGTATATAATCCTAGAGTTCGTGTCGAGTCTTTATTGGTTTCTCCAATATCGAAGGCAAGTGCTCACCAAAGATCTGGACGTGCTGGACGAACACAGCCAGGAAAATGTTTTAGGCTCTATACTGAGAAAAGTTTTCAAAATGACCTCCAGCCACAGACGTATCCGGAAATATTACGATCAAATTTGGCAAATACTGTTCTTACATTGAAGAAGCTTGGCATAGATGACTTAGTCCATTTTGATTTCATGGATCCTCCTGCCCCTGAGACATTAATGAGAGCATTGGAGGTGTTAAATTATTTGGGTGCCTTGGATGATGATGGTAATATGACCAAACTAGGTGAAATTATGAGTGAATTCCCCCTGGACCCGCAGATGGCTAAAATGCTTGTTGTCAGCCCAGAATTCAACTGCTCGAATGAAATTCTGTCCATCTCTGCTATGCTTTCAG ATAGTTGCAGTTTCTCAGTATTCTGTTATCAAGCAAATGGTGTCGTCTCGCCTCTATGCATCTGCTGA